Proteins found in one Penaeus vannamei isolate JL-2024 chromosome 29, ASM4276789v1, whole genome shotgun sequence genomic segment:
- the LOC113810371 gene encoding 2-aminoethanethiol dioxygenase, with product MCTSFPPFPPVMTSLIRQIGALAVRTFRREPQTSSSNFMSQYEQLYNILNTIKAEDINLDPSLLEDRGTFNPRRDGAPVTYMQLYEDSDVTICVFILKKGVRLPMHDHPGMHGLLKVLHGSVAVQSYSFIANMSMDGVPVNQSLSGMFPARKHEAVTVSASDPACRLLPEKQNVHEIRSLNGPAAFLDILAPPYGTDKRLGIERDCHYYQELVDGFPPPQVPEGRLVWLVNVPSPTDFWCDQAEYSGPPIEEDSDENGS from the exons ATGtgtacctcctttcccccttttccccccgtaATGACCTCCCTAATAAGACAGATAGGTGCTCTCGCCGTGCGAACCTTCAGGCGAGAGCCACAGACATCTTCTAGTAATTTCATGAGCCAGTATGAACAGCTGTATAACATTTTGAACACGATAAAAGCCGAAGATATCAACCTGGACCCGAGTCTCTTGGAAGATCGAGGAACCTTCAAC CCAAGGAGGGATGGTGCACCTGTTACATACATGCAGCTTTATGAAGACAGTGATGTTACCATATGTGTCTTCATCCTCAAAAAGGGGGTGCGATTACCCATGCATGACCACCCTGGAATGCATGGTCTCCTGAAG GTTTTGCACGGATCAGTGGCTGTACAGAGTTACAGTTTCATTGCCAACATGTCCATGGATGGCGTACCAGTAAACCAGTCCCTCTCTGGTATGTTTCCAGCAAGAAAGCATGAGGCAGTCACTGTCTCTGCCAGTGATCCTGCCTGCCGCCTCCTCCCTGAAAAACAAAATGTGCACGAAATACGTTCCCTGAATGGTCCTGCAGCCTTTCTTGATATTTTGGCCCCACCCTATGGAACAGACAAACGTCTAGGCATTGAGAGAGATTGCCACTATTACCAAGAGTTAGTTGATGGTTTTCCACCTCCACAAGTACCTGAAGGCAGACTCGTGTGGCTTGTAAATGTTCCATCCCCAACAGACTTCTGGTGTGACCAGGCAGAGTATAGCGGACCGCCAATTGAAgaggatagtgatgaaaatggatCCTAA